The DNA sequence attattttatatatataaaataatatatatatatatatatatatatatatcattttaattatttatacgCGAAACTTCCTGGTCATCTTAAATTTctatcataaaaaatgaaaaaaatgactTATAAGAAGGGTAGAGAAGAAGGAGCTTGGATTTTTACAAGAGAGTGTGGGGTCCAATTTCAAAGAACTCCTTCTCAACCTGAACCTTTCACTCACTCTCCTTCCCTTTGAATACATACATGCCAAATAAAGGGAATTTACATTCATTGACTATTCACTCTAAACATAATAATagtatttcatttttgttattctGATTGAGAAATCTCTTGTTGGTTCATGTGTGCTTGTCGGGCAAAAGCAACTACACAAACcataggagaaaaaaaaaaaaaaactttcttttCCCCTCTTAACTTTAACCAGTGTAGAGTAACTCTCACAATTCAGCCTTCCTAGTTCCACCCAGTTACCATTTTCTTCCGCATTGTCCCCTTCTTTTCTTTGGCTTGTCACCGTCTATTTTTTTCCTCTATGCTAAATCTTAAACCATAATTGTAGGCATAGAATAGAGTCACACACACACTCTactattatcattgtttttgtttttgaacaaaaaaaatcaattcttgGAGATTGATTTTTGGCATTGACAGTGAAACAAGTCTGCTTTTTGTCTTCTTCTCTGTGACCTCCTTTCACTCTCTACATTCCGCCAAATTTGTCTTGTACCTGCACGCGCCTCTTCCGCTCTTCTTCTCTCAAAAACAGATGGATAGAATCATGGGTTCCAATCTAAGACCCCATCTCTTCAACACTCTCTGATATGCCTTGTACTGCATCTCTGATCCATCAAGGTAACACTCTCTCTTACCTCTCTGCACCTTCTGCCTTATCCTCagatatatatagagagagtgtgtttatgtgtgtgtgctagagagagagagagagagagagagagagaacatTTGTTGTCTACTTTTGTTCTGTTTGCCAAAAAGGTTCGAAATTGAATTCGGTTGTGGTTGGTTGCTGTTtgaggaaagaaaaaaatgaaggacTTCCCTTCATGCTTTGGTGAAAATGCAGTTCAGGTTGCAGATTCTTCATCTTCAAACGCGAGCAAAACTGCACAGAATCTAGTTATCTGCGTTTACCAATGCCGGATAAGAGGTAAGTGCTGCTTGATAACCATCACGTGGAGTAAGAGCTTGATGGGGCAAGGGCTCAGCGTTGGGATCGATGATTCGTCAAATCAGTGTCTGTGTAAGGTGGATATCAAGCCCTGGGTGTTTTCCAAGAGAAGGGGTAGTAAGAGCTTAGAGGCTTATTCTTGTAAGATTGATGTGTATTGGGACCTTTCTTCTGCTAGATTTGGTGTTGGCCCTGAACCCTTGGAGGGGTTTTATGTAGGAGTAGTTGTAGATCGGCAAATGGTTCTCCTTCTCGGAGATTTGAGGAAAGAGGCCTTCAAGAAGTCCAGTGCCATCCCATTACCCTCTAATGCAGTGTTTGTTGCCAAAAAAGAACATGTTTTTGGCAAGAAGATGTTTGGTAATAAGGCTGTGTTCTGTGACAATGGTCAGATTCATGATCTTGTCATAGAATGTGACACTTCAGGGGTGTCTGATCCGTGCCTCATCATTCGCATAGATAGCAAAACGGTGATGCAGGTGAAGAGGCTGAAGTGGAAGTTTAGGGGAAACCATACCATCTTGGTGGATGGCCTTGCAGTTGAAGTTTTCTGGGATGTTTATAATTGGCTCTTTGGCACATCTCTTGGAAATGCTGTCTTTATGTTCAGAACATGCATTTCCGAGGAAAAATTGTGGGCTGGGCAACCCCTTTCTGATGCAAATGTGCTGCAGTGGTCGTTCTCTCAGAGGTTTTCTGAGACCAAGTCACAAGGTCTTGGCTTCTCCCATATTTTATACGCGTGGAAGAACGACTAGAGTTGTAGAAATCCACCATACTCACCATACTAACAGACCATTTAGTGAGTTGTGGGTTATCAACGATGTGATTGTTTTACACTTGATTAAAGATGAGTACTTTTGTTGTATCGTTTCTACCCTTAAATTCATACCTCAATATATCTGTGCATTTGAACAGATCatggacattttttttctccaattgGCTGTATATTTATCTTCAAGTGTTAATTTTATGATATCTTTATTACAAAAACACTTTGTCCATAGTTTGCTCTGTGTTATTCTAGTACAtattcttttgatttcttatttCAGATATAAACCTGCAAAATACTAATGCTCATTATCTGCTACGGAGATACAATAACAATCCAGGGGCAGTTAAGGTTGAAGAAGAAGGTAGCATGTGGGAGAAAGAGAACGATGAATTAGAATGAATGATACTTTACATCTCTTCTTGTGTTATAATAATCCACATAGCTTTACTATATTTCAGGAAACTAAGATAGTCTCACACTATTATCGGGCTATGGAATCCTTCTCTTGGTGGAATATTCTACTCTCTGATGTGATGTCTGATATCTTGGTacatattgatttatttatttttcattttcgtGCTGAGAAACCAGGTATCTTTCTATATACCATATGAAGATGAATCATGGCATGTGATTGATGTCTTTACTCAAACTATCTGTTAATTAACCtgagaatatattaaaatctgATTCGTGACTCTCTATATGAAGCTCTGATTTGTATTCCTTCACAGTTAAATCcagaatttgttttattttcatcctGCAGCCTGTCTGCTGTGTGATTCTGTCGAACAAATTAAGCAACACGAATAAATTTAACAGTTAAATTTCTTGTAAGACACTTGGCTGCTGTTTCAGATGCTCGTGTAAGAAATATTCCACAATCTAAACAGAACAGAAAACTATACTactgttatttatttatacccTATCACCTGCAGTTTTTGTTTTACTTACATTACAGCTCATATGTTTTCCTTTATATTCATTCCATAAAATAACTTTCAGCAGTATTGATCTTCCAACGTGACTGTAGATGCTGACATGGGAAGAACATTTGTTAATGAACGCTTGGTTGAAATTTTCTCTTCTATGTAAAGGTAAGGAGGAAGTACATTATACATGTATAGGAGATGTGCAAGAGAAGCTACCTAATGGTGTTGTCACTTTGGAGATTGTATATAGTGTTGTCCTtaatggaagaagaaaatctCTTCTGACAATGCATCCTCTTGATTTTCTGCATCTTTGTTTCTATATTCaattattcattataaattGTGTCATGAAATGATTTAAAGGAGGAATGTGATAGAGCATGTATATTTGAAACGGGTGATTTGAAATGTTGGTGTAAAAGTAGGTGATATTTGATGTTCCTATGCTTTTACTGTAATACCTAGGCAAACTCTGCATACTTGTGTATTCTTTGTGCATCGAGCACTCTTATTACTCTGCTACTGCTTTGATCCCTCATAAATAAACTCATACACATGCACTCATGCTTCTATGTTTCTTACTTGTAAGTTGTATGTTCCATATTTATCACTGTACGGTTATCTTGTGTCATTACCAAATTTGGCCACGGTCCTACTGCTTTTAAAATCTTGCTCGTATCAGAGATTACCCTTTTTTTGTGCATGTTATCTTCCAGTTTAATTTCCATCTATTTAATGTTCTTCCTGTGATAACAATCAACCTTACATTAGTCGGAGGAAAAAAATGGTGACTGCTACACTGTTTTAAGAGAATGTTTTATTTACAGTCATCACATTTAAGTTAAATAGTCATTGAATAAATTAgattaagaatttaaaaacatatttgattaaaagtttcttattttaactcatttaaGTTTTGCAAATATATCTATTTCGATAAATATAAGATCTatactattgttattattattattatattattacttttagcataatcttttttatatttatttttttattgtttcatttaaaatttacattcatTGATTTATATAAGGGTACAAGCTcattaagttattaaaaaatacgttgtataaagtaaaaatttaaataaacgtTAGGCATGTTgaacttttgaaaataaaaaataagctgtataatttaaagaaatacaAAGCCTCCTCTCATGCTTGTCATATAATTTTCAGTCATATTCCTCCCTGGTCATTTGGTCCACTTTTCtgtttgtttaaaattaaatctcaaaataagaataatactaatttcaaaattaaaatagaaactGTTTAGTatcttttaccttttaaaattaaaagaaatgacTACGATAAGAGTGGACGACAAGAGGACAAATTACATAggcaagaaaagaaaagagaggagAAACAAGGAACTTGAAAGgtttttatttgaagtttctttcaaacaatttttttaaaatggttttTTACACAACTGAAATGGTTAACTATTCaagaattttcttaaaaaatgcaaaaggtataaaaaaatatcaaaacaacTTAACCTCTTATTGACAAAGACAATTTGGACTAAGACGAGTTCAGGACCAAACCTACATTCTCAACTTTTACGACTAAACTTTATGTGACTTTTCAAAAGTTTTCGACATAAAAAtagctttttcttttcatttatattttgtgaCACTTTTACAGTGGAAATTTTTGAAAGAGTTATACTATTTTTAGAACTAATCTTTTGCGATGTTACTCTTTTTATCATATCACCAATTTAATCACACATATTCTCTGTTTTCTCCTTATTTATTTACTGtacaaaaatttgtaaaaagtaGAATTTGTCCTCTATTTTTAATGATGGTATGGGTACACAAAAAGAGAAACTGACAAACAAGAGCAACTTTTTTTAATGGGCACGTAGAAGGGTGTGCATATTTTTTTCACCtaactaatttagaaaataaaataaaagagagaacaAGACATCAGTGCATGTTCCAGAAAAAAAGGTTCAACAAATGAAACTTTTGAGAAAACTTATATATCTTACCGTGGTCGTTAAAAACTCAGAAAGAATAAACCGTTATGCATATGTAATTCAAAGATGAAAGTTTCAAAGATTCACTTAAAAAGAGTTAGAAAATAGTTAcaatatgatttataataaataaaaaaattgaatgaaattttttaggtaaaaaaaaaaaagtcctgtCTGTACTGCACGGAACAGACACAAACAGCGTCTGGTCTTGATCCGTGCCGCCACGAAAGCTGATCCTGCAATTTTGTACGTCAACACTCTCGACATCATCAACTACTGCTAACGTATACTTACATTTCTAGCCACATTTTCACATTATGTTACTTTACTCAGCCCTTGTTGCTTAACGAAGAATTATACATGTTTAAGCTTGGTGTTCCATCAATTTTGCCTTGCAAATTGAGAATGGACAAAGAAAGGCATCTGAATGATACAGAAAAGGAATAATAGTTGTGGCATTGTGTAAGGAGAATtttatgatgtgaattgcagaGTCAACATGTTTACGTAACATGGCAATAAGGttgtttatttgatttgatttataaTACAAGAAAAGTGTTTTGTATTTGAGTTCGTGGTTCCATACCCATATGCTTGAATATTTATGGGAAGTTGCTGGTCACGAGACCGTGATCACCGGGATAAAGGAAAAGCCGTGTTCAGTTCCTTTTCATTTCACGGACCAATCAATCACCATGCATGGCCTAACTAGTTAGTTAGTTCCATTTCCCAGTGAACTCCATCACAATATTCACTCTCTCCTTCCAATCAGGAGTGATTGTTGCAACACAATTTCAAATCAGCAACGTtcattcattaaaatatatgtcGCAATTAACATCATAGgcaaaaatgttataaattgaGTCCCTTTTGCAAAATGGTTTGAAATTGTGCGGAAAATAACAAtgtattaacaaaattttatatacatcGCGGGGCTTGCTTGCTTTTAGTGAAATAAAGaacgaaaaaaattatattctgaACTACCAACCGGATGGTTAGATtagaatcttggtgagaaagtcgcacaaaataaatatatacattaaacTAAAAAAGATAGTTTATTCCATTTCGTTTTCagaatatttttgtttgaaattatttaactttggaatataattattttcagaaTGCACTACTGTGAACGAAAatagataaaatgaaaaaaaaaagtggatttagtctaaaatatcttattaaaatataaatgtttgGAGAATTTTGATTAGATTTAAATGGTGGAGTAATATAGATGTACCAAAAACATGAATGAGCTGGCGTCTGATCATATGTTAGTGGAGAGCTTTCTCTGAGAACAAAATTCCAGGTGGCCTACAGCTGTATAATGATGCTACCTTTGTGAAATTACCAAAAACCCCACCATTTTccaatttcatttatttatatattatgctATAAGTTACCCTCACATGTGCGCCGCTAATGTTCACACTCTTCTCTTCTCTCCTTCAAACCCATGCCCATGCCAGCTCAGACACAAATTCTgcaaaacaacatattttaaccaaaacCATAAGTGAAAATTATTAGGTACGAGAGTAAGACATTATTTGATTAAAACTCTTGAAAATGAACAATGAATTTTCTACCTATGCTATATAAATTGACTCAACTAATTTCTGAATAGCAGCAACGCGAAGGTaatgaaaatgaataaataaagaactaaattttaaaataattgtcttTTAACCCATTCCAACGGTCACTGACTTGAGGGACACACGACACAGTACAAGGACCGTAAATTCTCGTACTGTGATAAGTTGTGACTATTTACTAAGGTCAGTTGTGTGGTTCCCTTGAAATAAGGAGGTTGTGCTAGTAATTTGACACCGACGAAtgggaagagaagagaagaaaagagaggcTGGTTGCGAACATCATCAGTATTATTAAGGTGTGTGAGCATTTCATGTATAGAGAGTGCAGTCATGGGCGAGTCAAGCGACTCTGTGTCCATTGACATTGATTTGATACCTTTGGGAGGAAAGGTAATGCCACTTTATCACGTGCTAACTGTGAAGAGAACCGTGATTTCATTTTATTCTTCTCCAAGTTTTGACATGGTGTAATGGAGTTTCTATGATAACCATGTACTTAACATAGATTATACTTTTGCAGGAATGCACGGTGAAAACAAGTAAAGGTTCTTTGTCTGTGCTTGTATGTGGAGATCAAGAAAAACCCGCTCTCATAACCTACCCGGACGTCGCCCTCAATTGTAATCTCTTGTTTCTATTTTCTTGCTTATTGTTTATAATCTATtcaatatgaatatgaatatgaatgattttggtttttttcAGATGTGTCTTGTTTCCAGGGACTGTTGTTCTGTCCAGATGCAGCTTCTTTGTTGCTTCATAACTTCTGCATTTATCACATTGATGCTCCTGGGCATGAGGTCGGTATTTGCATTCTCGTTCTTTTTTTTCCAAGTTTCATGTTCGGAGTTATGTATGTGCAGATAGGCTTTTCTATGTGACTCTGTCCTTTTACATTATGAATTATTTGGCACCTTTCAATGTTGTGAAAATGAATGTAACTTGCGTATTAGAGTTGACTTGGATGTAGAATGTCTGGGGTGTTCTCTTCTCCTGGTGTCTAATTTGACTCTCTTATCATTTGTTTAAGAGTTATTGCAGTTGGGAGCTGATGTCATTTCTTCTGATGAACCATTGCTTTGCGTCGATGACCTTGCTGACCAGATTGCAGAAGTCCTTGATTTCTTTGGGTATGTTCAACATCTGATGTTCAAAATATCCCCTAATGTTTTACTAGGAAGAAAGTGATATCTTTCTGTGCATCGATGCGGATGTGTCTTAGGTCTATGTAAAGGAACTTTAAGTATTTGttgttgaatatatttttagattactGAAACGAGCCTCTTTGATATTCTTACTTGGTTTAGGATTTTAACCCTTATCCAAAACCCTCTTAAATCAGGCTAAGGGAGGTTCTGTGCTTGGGTGTAACAGCTGGTGCTTACGTTCTCACTCTATTTGCTGTAAGTTACCATGTGTGAATTATAACTTCATCTACCATAAAAATCCAGTGTAGTGAACCGTGGTGCTTTTTTCTAATTTGACAGATGAAATACAAAGAACGAGTGCTTGGACTGATTCTTGTTTCACCTATTTGTAAAGCTCCTTCATGGACTGAATGGCTATACAACAAGGTTTAATATCTctgttatctttttcttttatcttatgTTGTCTACTGAAGTATTTGTATCTGGATTAAGGCGTTTAGTAAAACATTAACTGTCAAGGATGCGCACCTTTTTTGTATGCTACAGAACATTAAGAAAACTTAAGTCTATCATGTGTGTCTGACATAGCAATAAGTCCAATGTCAGCATAATTGGTCATCATATCCCAATTTCATAGAAGCTTGAAACTTTTAAAgcaaccaaaaaattaaaaagaactCATTACCCTTGTAAATATAAGGTCtgcctaagattttttttataccatTCATGCAGGTGTTGATgaatttattatacttttatggTATGTGCGGTTTACTGAAGGAATGTCTTCTGCAACGTTACTTCAGTAAGGTATTTTTCCCATGCTTTCCCTCATCCCTCTTTGTGAAGGTGGAATCGTTGctgtatattttattacttcTCTGCATTTGTTATAGGAACTTAGGGGCAATGTTCAGGGAGCAGAATCGGACATAATACTAACATGCCGAAGGGTAtgaatatttcagttttagtaACAACTAGTACACTTAATTTTCCTTGAGTACTTGCATAATTTGTATCTGTAGAACTCTCACTAGCTGATCGTCTTTTCTGATGCCATATTGCAGCTTCTAGATGAAAGACAAAGTTTGAATGTTATGCGATTTCTCCAAGCAATCAATGCGTAAGTTGTTTATGAAGTTCACTTAAGTTGTTAGAACATTGTTTTCTACAACTAGAATTTGAACCGgcatgttataaaaattattgtttctgtgattttttACCACGGTTAACTTCTTGCAGAAGGCATGACCTCACTGAGGGTCTGAAGGAACTGCAATGTAAGACACTTATATTTGCAGGAGAGAGCAGTCCATTCCATGCAGAATCTGTGTACATGAGCACAAAAATGGACAACAGAAACTGTGCGCTTGTTGAGGTAGATAATATAATCCATTCATTATATAagtcaacatatatataatctaGTAGAAATAACATGGTGAATTTAATATTCATGCTCAGGTTGAAGCTTGTGGTTCATTAGTAACAGAAGAGCACCCAAATTCCATGATAACACCACTGGAGTGTTTCCTAATGGGTTATGGCTACCACAGACAAACACATGGTGCTTCCTCTTCCAGCAATGGGTCAAACCCAGCAAGCCCCTCTAGTCATTCATGCATAGCACCAGAACTCCTCTCCCCTGAGAGTTTAGGTATTAAGCTGAAGCCCATCAGAACCCGAGTTGATGTTGAAATCTAACTTTGGCCAGCCCCAATACTGCAGTGGAATGAGCTAAATCATTgcacataatatataatatatatggcTAGTGTAGGATATTCTTTGATTGTGTTGGAGGACTAATGATCCTGTTTGCAAAATGGCTGTTTTTCCTACAAATGTAAAAAAGTAGGAgctatctttatctttattttttatagtttacaATAGGACTATTCTTTTTACTAATCATGTTGTTTCTTGAGATAGATCTCTCACCTTACTGCTTTTCAGGTTTAAGCAATGAGGTCTGTTTGTTGTTACTGATGTTGATTTCTTGTAATGAATATATATGGATTAACTTTCCCCTTTCACTATTACGGTTTACGGACTCGCAACATTACTTGTTTTTGCTTTTAGCCTTTTTTTAGGGTTTAATCATATGCGCCTTCTAACATTGTCAATTATTTTGGACAATAGGTGAAAGGTAGGTTTTTAAAAGGTaaagttttactttttaataagtTTGTGTTAGCAAATTTggacccaagaaatttaaatagCTGTCAAAGTTTGGAAAGCCCTTCTTTTGGCCCATGAAAGGTAAAATTTGTCCCTAAGTACTATTAGgagaaataaattaagaaaaatgaaattaatttcttaaactaaactaatatgTAAATGAGATCAAACAagattctgaaaaaaaaaattaatagaaaatacttttatgtattaatttattaacattatgaatagtgaaataatataattaaaatataggtataattactgatttggtacctcaatttttttgttaagttcaatttggtacccaaatttttggtttgttcaatttaataccccaattttctaaagagatttaatttggtcatctccgttaagttggagttaacaccgtgtccgtacaggacacgtgtcaagccatgaaatttttaaattttttaaatttcttttttaaaaaaatcattttttttacaggacacgtgtcaagccatggaattttttaatttttttaatttttttttaaaattatttttttcaaaataatttattttttttcaaaaaaattttaaactgtCTCGTGTTAGTTTATCATCGTATCACATgacagcttacaatcatgacacgtggcagtgataatagttgttttcaatttagtaccccaatttaaatttttggttcaatttagtacctcaattttttaaaatgattcaatttcatcctttccaatttgagaccaaattagtaactaagtttaattataatttatatatacatgttaaaataattgttttgaatttatacatcaaatcactacacctaaatatacaaattattttattttctacaagtataaaaaatttcatgtgtaaaaaattacaaaggttaaaatgtaaaaaataaaataatttaagtatttaggtgaaatggtttgatgtatatattagaaaaagttattgtaacatgtatatatagggtACTAAATTGATCTCAAATGGGAGAGGACGAAATTATAACAtgtatttactaatttggtctcaaatgggAGAGGAcgaaatttgatcattttaaaaaattggggtactaaattgaaccaaaaatttaaattagggtattaaattaaaaacaactattacacgaCCACATGCATGATTgtaagctgacacgtggcacgatgataaactgacacgtggcacttttaaaattttttgaaaaaaaaaattgaaaaaaaaataaaataaaatttcatggcttgacacatGTCCTGTAGGGATACAGTGTTAattccaacttaacggagaagaccaaattgaatctctttagaaaattggggtattaaattgaacaaaccaaaagtttgagtaccaaattgaacttaacgaaaaagttggggtaccaaatcagtaattatacctaaaatatattttataatagatCTTTAAGATAAagaatatcaatattaatataatattacttctatataatattgttaatataCTAATAGTCTgtacaaataaagaaaattaagttAAGACTACTCATAATAGAATCCGAACTCGAGATTTGTCTGATGATGTGTCAGTTGAGTCTAAGGTACATTTCAGTCTCAATTAGGGACAAATACATCTCGATTCAATTTAATCTAGACTCGGGGGTATAGACAGTTGGAAATAGCCTAAGTGTAAGTCAAAAGTTTTACATTGAATAGAATAGACgagttaaacattatataagaataaagaaccataacaccattgtcttaaagttttgggGTAAAAAtggtgtcaaatgtcttatatgcATAAGACTAATGTCAAATATATATAGAACCACAACCTCTCAAATAACCATAatccatatatgaaaaaatataacccaTCAGTGATATAGAGCTGATGGTTCgggtgactgaccgcataatcATAACCAAGAAGGGTTCACCGAAGTAACTGACTGCATAATCACAACCAAAAAGGGGGTCACCATACACATGAAGGAAAATATAtcataggaaaaaaaataaaaaataaaaaagaactcATCCTTGAGGAGAGATtattgggaatagtccaagtgtgaatcAAAAGTCTCACATGGGATAAAATAGActaagttaaacactatataataataaagactcataacatTATTGTCTTATGATGTGTTTGGATGGAGTATTACAATGAAGCAATTATTTTTtggcttaaatatgtt is a window from the Vigna unguiculata cultivar IT97K-499-35 chromosome 7, ASM411807v1, whole genome shotgun sequence genome containing:
- the LOC114189502 gene encoding uncharacterized protein LOC114189502; the protein is MKDFPSCFGENAVQVADSSSSNASKTAQNLVICVYQCRIRGKCCLITITWSKSLMGQGLSVGIDDSSNQCLCKVDIKPWVFSKRRGSKSLEAYSCKIDVYWDLSSARFGVGPEPLEGFYVGVVVDRQMVLLLGDLRKEAFKKSSAIPLPSNAVFVAKKEHVFGKKMFGNKAVFCDNGQIHDLVIECDTSGVSDPCLIIRIDSKTVMQVKRLKWKFRGNHTILVDGLAVEVFWDVYNWLFGTSLGNAVFMFRTCISEEKLWAGQPLSDANVLQWSFSQRFSETKSQGLGFSHILYAWKND
- the LOC114190390 gene encoding protein NDL2-like translates to MGESSDSVSIDIDLIPLGGKECTVKTSKGSLSVLVCGDQEKPALITYPDVALNYVSCFQGLLFCPDAASLLLHNFCIYHIDAPGHELGADVISSDEPLLCVDDLADQIAEVLDFFGLREVLCLGVTAGAYVLTLFAMKYKERVLGLILVSPICKAPSWTEWLYNKVLMNLLYFYGMCGLLKECLLQRYFSKELRGNVQGAESDIILTCRRLLDERQSLNVMRFLQAINARHDLTEGLKELQCKTLIFAGESSPFHAESVYMSTKMDNRNCALVEVEACGSLVTEEHPNSMITPLECFLMGYGYHRQTHGASSSSNGSNPASPSSHSCIAPELLSPESLGIKLKPIRTRVDVEI